The following are encoded in a window of Brevibacillus sp. DP1.3A genomic DNA:
- a CDS encoding helix-turn-helix transcriptional regulator — MISEGKTFGGILRVYRNRANLTLTELSERTGVASGTISKIESDAFTLPNMQHVMKLAKVLDIPLYTAIVPYLHKIKREATLRTLLEAVMQEKNVVLTNKVALQLLNCPKSNTFLSLDYLYQTAGTEGNEELRLALYDVICDYSREHGIPLYLARSLFQRYMIRRENLSQLDQTYVEGKELLHYTSYLHINERVLTYYKFSFHALRLGFYSDCIHLCKQGLEIDHSQSEQKAAAILAIIISYFELEDYTLGHFYLERYEMFDYPEVHKHARHIRGKLYGKTGKFDKAIPVLQECLAQQSQDDKIVIANDLLEIYIQVGEEAKIRELFLAEAAILPKSLTTPNQYNQLGLYFRTKGIFCIQNNEVDLGIESLVESVNHYRAINEIKQADKSLSVLFEFYVSQKKNLPFDILHKLVNVYNGSNHRTKQEV, encoded by the coding sequence GTGATTTCAGAGGGAAAAACCTTTGGGGGCATATTACGAGTATATCGAAATAGAGCAAACTTAACACTGACTGAGTTATCAGAAAGAACAGGTGTAGCTTCTGGAACCATTAGTAAGATAGAATCCGATGCGTTTACTTTACCAAATATGCAGCATGTAATGAAACTGGCAAAAGTACTGGATATTCCACTTTATACAGCGATCGTACCCTATTTACATAAAATTAAGCGCGAAGCGACACTTCGGACTCTATTAGAGGCCGTGATGCAAGAGAAGAATGTGGTTCTTACCAACAAAGTAGCTTTGCAATTGCTAAATTGTCCCAAAAGCAATACATTTCTTTCTTTAGACTATCTGTATCAAACGGCAGGAACGGAAGGGAATGAAGAACTGCGCTTGGCTCTTTATGACGTGATCTGTGACTACTCACGTGAGCATGGAATTCCTCTGTACCTGGCAAGATCGCTTTTCCAACGATATATGATTCGACGTGAAAATCTAAGCCAATTAGATCAAACCTATGTAGAGGGCAAGGAGCTATTACACTACACGTCCTATCTGCATATCAATGAGCGAGTTTTGACCTACTATAAATTTTCCTTCCATGCATTGCGTCTTGGATTTTATTCAGATTGTATTCATCTGTGTAAACAAGGACTTGAAATCGACCATAGTCAGAGTGAGCAAAAAGCAGCAGCGATCCTTGCGATCATCATTTCCTATTTTGAGCTGGAAGACTACACATTGGGACATTTTTATCTGGAGAGATACGAAATGTTCGATTATCCCGAAGTACATAAACATGCCAGACATATTCGGGGGAAACTATACGGAAAGACAGGGAAATTTGATAAGGCCATTCCGGTATTACAAGAATGTCTTGCGCAGCAATCACAAGATGACAAGATTGTGATCGCGAATGATTTGTTGGAGATTTATATACAGGTAGGAGAAGAAGCGAAAATCCGAGAACTATTTTTGGCAGAAGCAGCTATCTTGCCGAAGAGTCTCACTACTCCGAATCAATACAATCAATTGGGACTGTATTTTCGAACGAAGGGCATCTTTTGCATTCAAAATAATGAAGTAGACTTAGGAATCGAGAGTCTTGTGGAAAGCGTGAATCACTATCGCGCAATCAATGAGATAAAACAAGCAGATAAGAGTCTTAGCGTTCTTTTTGAATTCTATGTGTCACAGAAAAAAAATCTTCCATTTGATATACTCCATAAATTG
- the adhP gene encoding alcohol dehydrogenase AdhP — protein MKAAVVNEFHQKLEVKEVAIPEVGHGEVLVKIKTCGVCHTDLHAAHGDWPVKPKLPLIPGHEGVGVVEMLGEGVTSLKIGDRVGVPWLFSACGECDYCLTGWETLCMQQLNGGYSADGAYAEYCVAPAAYVARIPDELGDVEAAPILCAGVTTYKALKVANVKPGEWVAIYGIGGLGHVALQYAKAMGYNVVAVDIHKEKLDLAKELGADVTVNGSEVDPVQAIQEQVGGVHGAISVAVTKKAFEQAYKSVRRGGSLVVVGLPNAELPIPIFDTVLNGVTVKGSIVGTRKDMQEALDFAARGKVRAIIETQPLDQINEVLERLEKGQINGRVVLTME, from the coding sequence ATGAAAGCAGCAGTAGTCAACGAGTTCCATCAAAAGCTGGAAGTAAAGGAAGTCGCCATTCCAGAGGTCGGACACGGTGAGGTTCTGGTAAAAATCAAAACGTGTGGTGTCTGCCATACGGACCTGCATGCGGCACACGGGGATTGGCCTGTGAAGCCAAAGCTGCCTTTGATTCCTGGACATGAGGGTGTAGGTGTTGTCGAAATGCTGGGGGAAGGTGTTACCTCGCTGAAAATTGGTGATCGTGTAGGCGTTCCGTGGTTATTCTCTGCTTGCGGTGAATGCGACTACTGCCTGACAGGCTGGGAGACACTTTGCATGCAACAGTTAAACGGGGGCTATTCCGCTGACGGTGCCTATGCTGAATATTGCGTAGCGCCTGCTGCTTACGTGGCACGCATTCCTGATGAGCTGGGCGATGTGGAAGCAGCGCCGATCCTGTGCGCAGGGGTAACCACTTATAAAGCATTGAAGGTAGCAAACGTGAAGCCGGGTGAATGGGTTGCGATCTACGGCATCGGCGGCTTGGGACATGTGGCTCTCCAATATGCCAAGGCGATGGGCTACAACGTCGTAGCAGTCGATATTCACAAGGAAAAGCTGGACTTGGCAAAAGAACTAGGGGCAGATGTGACAGTAAACGGCAGTGAGGTTGATCCGGTACAAGCTATTCAAGAGCAGGTGGGCGGTGTCCACGGTGCGATCAGCGTGGCAGTCACCAAGAAGGCATTTGAACAAGCATACAAATCCGTTCGACGCGGTGGTTCTCTAGTCGTTGTTGGCTTGCCGAATGCAGAGTTGCCCATCCCGATTTTTGACACGGTGTTGAATGGAGTGACGGTGAAAGGCTCCATCGTGGGGACGCGCAAGGATATGCAAGAAGCACTTGATTTTGCAGCACGTGGCAAGGTTCGTGCGATCATCGAGACGCAGCCACTTGATCAGATCAACGAAGTATTGGAGCGTTTGGAAAAAGGTCAAATTAATGGTCGGGTTGTTTTGACGATGGAGTAG